The Halobellus sp. MBLA0158 genome has a window encoding:
- a CDS encoding ArsR/SmtB family transcription factor, producing the protein MSSPIARLGDRTRAPDASPAVVDVADDDAGELVDALGSETARELYSALHREPAPPSELARDLDTSVQNVHYHLSKLQSAGVVESVGTRLSEKGNEMTVYGPAADPIVLVGDASSAEQGALRRSLADWATGVAVLALTSLAVQVGAERFLGGPAASLFEPASLGAAPSHPLVRGVLLLAEPGLLFFLGGLAVFVAAALLDWRP; encoded by the coding sequence ATGTCATCCCCGATCGCCAGGCTGGGGGACCGCACGCGGGCGCCGGACGCGTCCCCGGCGGTCGTCGACGTCGCGGACGACGACGCGGGCGAACTGGTCGACGCGCTGGGCTCGGAGACCGCCCGCGAGCTGTACAGCGCGCTGCACCGGGAGCCCGCGCCGCCCTCGGAGCTGGCCCGCGACCTCGACACGTCGGTCCAGAACGTCCACTACCACCTCTCGAAGCTCCAGTCGGCCGGCGTCGTCGAGTCGGTCGGGACGCGCCTCTCCGAGAAGGGCAACGAGATGACCGTCTACGGGCCCGCGGCCGACCCGATCGTCTTGGTCGGCGACGCCTCGTCGGCCGAGCAGGGGGCGCTCCGGCGCTCGCTCGCGGACTGGGCGACGGGCGTCGCGGTCCTCGCGCTGACGAGCCTCGCGGTCCAGGTCGGCGCCGAGCGCTTCCTCGGCGGCCCGGCGGCGTCGCTCTTCGAGCCGGCGAGCCTCGGCGCGGCGCCGTCGCATCCGCTCGTCCGCGGCGTGCTCCTCCTGGCCGAGCCCGGACTCCTCTTCTTCCTCGGCGGGCTGGCGGTGTTCGTCGCCGCGGCGCTCCTCGACTGGCGGCCGTGA
- a CDS encoding SCO family protein, translating into MRRRTFLRGAAGGIGVGGAVGTAGCLGLGDDNPDVALPEPDREYTSEDLPYPAWGQRVPDVTLPAPIEGTEVSTREVETPSLLTFFYSHCNTVCPVLIQTMRSVQTHAIEEGYADAVTFLPTTFDPQRDDAERLRAYGEQMNVAMDAGNWHFLRPESESRAESVVAEEFGVTFQRTHPEDMEMYMFRHSALTFLVNADGYVERAYRTKQPRAEAIIEDLATVRDR; encoded by the coding sequence ATGCGACGACGGACCTTCCTCAGGGGCGCGGCCGGCGGGATCGGCGTTGGCGGCGCGGTCGGCACCGCCGGCTGTCTGGGCCTCGGCGACGACAACCCCGACGTGGCGCTCCCCGAGCCCGATCGCGAGTACACGAGCGAGGACCTCCCGTACCCCGCGTGGGGCCAGCGCGTCCCCGACGTGACGCTCCCGGCGCCGATCGAGGGGACCGAGGTGTCGACCCGCGAGGTCGAGACGCCGTCGCTTCTCACCTTCTTCTACAGCCACTGCAACACGGTCTGTCCTGTTCTGATACAGACGATGCGGAGCGTCCAGACCCACGCGATCGAGGAGGGCTACGCCGACGCGGTGACGTTCCTCCCGACGACGTTCGACCCCCAGCGCGACGACGCCGAGCGCCTCCGGGCCTACGGCGAGCAGATGAACGTCGCGATGGACGCGGGCAACTGGCACTTCCTCCGTCCCGAATCCGAATCGCGGGCCGAGTCCGTCGTCGCGGAGGAGTTCGGCGTGACCTTCCAGCGGACCCATCCCGAGGATATGGAGATGTATATGTTCAGGCACTCGGCCCTGACGTTCCTCGTCAACGCCGACGGCTACGTCGAGCGGGCCTACCGGACGAAACAGCCGAGGGCCGAAGCGATCATCGAAGACCTCGCGACCGTCCGGGACCGATGA